A segment of the Lolium perenne isolate Kyuss_39 chromosome 3, Kyuss_2.0, whole genome shotgun sequence genome:
ACCTCGCCGGGGCCGACGCTGAACTCCTTGGTCGACTTCCACGCCGCCGACGCGCGCGCGGGCTCCACGTAGTCGAGCGGCGGGAGGAAGTCGACCTCGCAGTCGGTCTCGAGGGTGGACACGGCGTGGGCGGGCCTGGCCTCGACGACGTCGAGCAGGTACCGCGCGTCGCCGTCCGCGACGACGGTGACGGTGTCGCCGACGGTCACGCAGCTGTACCTGGCGAAGTTGCGCTCGAGGAGCTCCTTGGGGTGCTTGACCGTGAGGAAGCCGGAGGTGTGCGGCCGCAGCTTGAGGTGGGTCGCCTTGGGGAGGGACGTGCAGGTGAGCAGCACGAGGTggtcgtggtggtggtggtggaggccgaGGCGCGCCATGGTGTGGGTGGGCACGTGCACGAAGCCCTCCTCGGCGACGAACTCCTGCACGCCGACGTGGGAGGCTTGGTGGGGGTTGGCGGCGTTGTGGATCTTGAAGACCAGCGGGTACTCCACCTCCACGGAGCCGAGCCGGTCCAGCGCCGACTGCGGCATGACTACCCGGTTACCGTCGTCgtagcccgccgccgccgcgagcagCCACATGGGCCGGCACCGCAGGTACTGCGCGTAGACCGTGCGCGAGCGCTGCGAGAGGAGGTACGCCTCCCAGTCCATGAAATCGTCCTGCTTCTTGGACTGATCGTGGTCCGCCTCATTGTTCTTCATATGCGTCGATGAATCAGCTGCCGCTGCTGGTTCGCCCTGCAAACGCGAGGTAAGCGAAGCACGTCAGTTTTCGCGCGCCGATCCGAAGCAAGAACACGCACGCCATGGAATCATGAGAAGCAAAAGAAACCTTACGTACCATTGCCGATCGTCGACGATGGTTTCGCTTGCTCGAAGATCAATCGGCCAATCGTTCCTTCTTCTTCTAATTGGTTGATGATGGAGAATCGATCGATCTGATAGAAGAAGTTTAGTCACAGGAGCTCTGTTTTTATTCACGACGTTCCGTGGGTGCCACGATCGGCTCAGTTCGGTTCGAATCGGCACCGAACTGAACCCAGCGCCGACTACCACAGGGGGTCGGACTAGCCGGGCCCGCCTGGCGGTGACGTGCCTCTATGACGTGCGGGCCCGCTTCGTCAGGGTCGGAACCGGACTCCAGCCTACTCCTCTCCGCGTGCTCCTCTGTCCCGTccctcctcgcgccgccgcctcctccaaaccctaaccctaggttaGGAGAAACCGGAGGTTGGAACCCgcggcgaccggcggcggcgAGATGTCGGAGAAGAAGGGGCTCTCGAGCACGCTGCGGAACCTCAAGGTCTGCGAGGAATCGATCCCTCCgccccggttgcttttttcctctCGGCCTCTGACTGACGGGACGGGGTGTTTCTTCTGCAGTTTATGCAGCGGGCGGCAGTCGCGCAGAAGCTCGAGGAGAAAGCGGATGCGGCGGTGGAGATGGAGGCGGAGGTGGTGCTGCCGCCCGCGGCGAACGGCGGAGGGGCCGGGTCGTCGGCCCAGGTCGCCAGGAAGTGGTAAGGGGATTGATTCAGGATACGTTTGGTTTTTGCCCCAACTAGCCCTGCCAACTTTTGGCTGCCAATTTTTTGGCGGAGCCATCAGCCGCCCACGCCACGCCAAATCATTGGCAAAAAAATGAACTGCATGTGAGCTGTTGAGCTGGACTAGCCAATATTTTGGTATCAAACCAAACGACAGCATATGGTTGCGGGCTTGCCAACTTTTGGTAAGGCTAGCATTGGCTCTAAACCAAACATGCCCTCAATTCCTCGGTTCCTCTCGGTTGCAGCTGTTCTCTCTGTGTTCGTGTGCTTGACTCTACGCTAGCAACCCAGCCTTGCCAACCCTTGCGCTACCATAGCTTCTGCCCCCTGCAAGAAATTAGTGAACTGATTGTAGTAGACAACATAGATTGACtgtatagcagcaatgcagttttCGCAATTCTTGTTATATGCTGTGCTATGGCATAGTTCTGGCCCCTCTGAAGCTCGAAGGATCGATGGAGGTTGGGCTACTTGTGGTTGAAATGTTTGGTAGGCACGAAAAACACACGGAAACTTCTGTGGGCAGAAATTCACTTAGGGAAGCACCACACCACACACAGTGTTATGAGCAATGTTTTACATACTGGGCTACGGCAAATAGCGGCGACCCCCAAAAACGGCTATTGTGGGGCTACATGGGGCTATTATGGACTATTGTACATAGATTTCATTTGGTGGCAACATGCTCGAAACGCTATAGCTTCCTATTTAAAACAATTGTTATAAGTGTGACCAGAAAGATGCTTAGCTAATGTATTAGGGTGACTAGAAAGACGCTTACAAGCACCACATGTTTGTTAAAGTGTTGTCTGTCTATCTTTTGAACTACATCCATCTTATGTTGCATTGGTTGTTCTGCCAGAGGGATTTTTCTTCCAGTTTACTCTGAAGAAGTACTAGCTTTGATTAATCTGTTGCTGCATACTTGATGAACTAGTTCCTCTCTTTCAGCGTAGTGGTCATGGAGGGCAATCCACATCCAGGAGCTGTAAAGGGCCGAATGTCATTCCAAAACTTCAACCCGTCCATTGATGTgagttctgtttttttatttggtGCATGTCCATCTTGCTGTTATCTCCTTTAGCTGTCTGTTCCCTTACACAAGACCTGTAGAAACTAAATGACGAGGCAAGTGGTCGCCCAACACAATCAGCTTCACCTAGTAATTCTCATGAAGACGTTGCAAATACCAGCAGGTTAGCAATTGAGTAAATTGTCTTAACTCCTTTTATCTATTGAGCTACGTTTGCAGTGAAATATGTCACAAGATACCATTTTAGCTATTGTTCAGGATTGATACCTCACAGATATTAAGTAGTTATTTAGTTACCATCCGTTTTCAAAGGAACTGTATAGAACTGTATATTGTCATGGTGTAGTGAAGGATGATTACATTTTACTTTTTCGTTTCATTAAGTTATGGGTTCATGGAATTAAAAAATGTAGGAGTTTCATACATACTGGGAAAAGTTTTCATTTACTTATGATCTCAGGTCAATTCTTTTGTTTCAAACTACTGATAATTAAGAATTACATTCAGCTTGATCTCTTGAATCCTGCCAGTACGCCATATAAAGAGATGTGCCATGGACAGCATATTCACCAGACCACTTGCATTTACACATAGCTGTATGCATCTACCTTTCTTTGACATGTAATTTTGATGTTTCTCAACGACTTAAAAGTGTGAAATGAATTTCCATATGACTCCAATTTGTACGAAACTGCAGAACTGATGACGTATCAGCGGCATCAAGATTCAGAGACTTTAATATTGACAGTTCAGAAAGCATATCCCTGAGCGAACTAAAGAGAAAAGAGCCTGAGCTTGAGATGGAAACACCACCATCTCAGAAGCCGCGGAAGACCTCAGTTTTTGGGAACCGCAAGTCGAACAAGCGGGGGAAGCTCGACTATAACCTCCTCAGACAAGGGAAATCAAAATGAGCTGCAAGTTAGCGTAAGCTAGACCTAGCTCCTGTACTCTATATGTACTCTGTACCTGATCAGATCTGGTCGCTGTTCCCTAGATTATTTCAGTAGTGGCATGTAGCCAGGTTAAACCTGCAGTGCTATATCTTTTATTTAACTTAGGGAGAGGCCTATTTCTGCATTTCATATATTACTTGGGGAGGTTATGTGTTGGGGCATTTGTTTTTGGCGATGTTTTTACTACATTGTTATTACTTTGCTTTAAGTTGTAAGATTCTGCAACAGCCGTGAGCATTACATGTTTGGTAATCTGTCTTGATACGCCGTGCATTATTGGCGGTGCAATTATCTTTGTCTGATTTTTTGACTGAATCTTAAAGCATCTTTGTGGTAACGGAAACACCACTGTCTCGAAAACTGCTGAAGACCACTTGTTGATGGTGGGTCGTGTTTGCAGAGTTGAAATCAAAATGAGGTTAAATGGCGGTAGCCATAGTTCAAGTATGCGCCCTGTATCTGACCAGCTCTCTGTGCTCTGTTCTCTGTATTATTCCTGTAATAATAGCAAGTAGTCAGGTTAGTCCAGCAGTGTTATGTCTGCTATTAACTTTGTGAGGCGCCTACTGCTGGCTATCACGGCTTACCTGTGGAGGTTATGTGTTGGCCATTTTTCTCTTTGTTTTTCATGGTGTGTATATTGTAATCAACTAATAGCTGCTGTAAGATGTATGATTCTGCGACAGCTGTAAGTATTACAGTTTTGGCAATGTGTTTGATATGTCGGTGCATTATtgatggtgtagttgtgttgtgcTACATTCATGTACCCGAAGGCAATTGGTTAGCTTTATCCCAAACTTGTTGACAGAATCTTGAGAGAACCCTGAGAATGGAATGCGGAGGAACAATCAATATCTTCAGGTTTTTCTTCCCATTCTACAAAAAATTAAGGCACCATATAACATATATATAGTGTTGCTACCTGCAGGAGTACTTCTCACTTGTTAGACAAAAATAAAATACAAAAAGAGGGATTCAATTTTGCCGGGTGCGGATATATAgggccgaaacccaccggcgatccCAACAAATTTTAGGGAGGGGCGCCCCCGCAAATCTCAAAGCAGTcatgtcttcttcttctctccgaaACCATTCCTTCACTAATTCCCAGATTGGTAAAACGAAGCGCTGGGAGACAATCTAAGATTAACGCACAAAACTTCGAATTTAGCAGGCTTACTTTGTGTCGTGAATCTGCAAAGAAGAGGAAACACTTCGATCTATGCTAATGGCCGCACGTGCGTGTCCAATCTCAATTTGCATGTAGTCCGTTCCAGGCAATCAGCCATGCCAGATTTTCCCCTGTTGCCGCACATGAAACAGGGCCGAGGAGGTGCAGGCTTCCAGTTCGTGGCGCACAGAGCGGTGAATTCGTTGCACGTGCGGGTATGGACATGTGGTATCGCCGACCGCCTCCAACATATTGCAGTTCCGCGAGCCTCGTCGTGGACAGAGCGGCAGACGTTGTAGTCGTGAGgtgatacgggcatggaggcctatgtggagcctagattcaggactccaccagcttaattatcttagttttTGTAATTGTCACATATTGGcaaattagggatttttaataaatcgagtcagtcttggtttgggcctgtccaaccaagttaggAGGCCCATAGAGGGGCGCCCCAGCCcagcaagggctggccggccaccttcccctcatataaggaggtgggacggctagggtttaggacaaaacaagtttagtctaaaagtttagggtttccctatagcgtgtgatcacgtgtatcatccctccgggggtacggcgctgccgttatctattatatccgctgcgaaggttcttgtgttcatcaaggattgtctagctcttggtttgaggcgtatcgttcatcgatccgttgcttgctggattcgttccctcttctccaggctgcgttcatcgcgttgttgggaggattctctaccccaggttctcgctgtgaaagatcgggcatcaaccaaggaggatccagtgggtcgctaccttatcatgtggtatcggctttctgggttgctcacggcgaggttttgttgatcgatctctttgatcggtttacatcggagaagattggctctaagatcggaggagttttgctctcggtcgaaggaggttggttggaggaactttggtgttgtttggtgtagtttggaggtcatccatggctgtttcggaggtcaaaatcgcgaaaaatcgcgaccagaatcgggaagatgacgaaatttcgcgaccaggaaaaacccggtctgaaatccggtcaaccgggccagtgaccgggtagCCTGgcgtggaatccggtcaaccgggcggcaaaccgggaagttcgcaaaaattcgtccggttgtgttccggtgcgatgcatccggttggcgaccggtcaaccgggccgggGACCGGGCTGgctggtctggaggccggtctaaccgggccctgggccgggtTGGCTCAGACTGCTGCGGTTTTTCCTCCGGCGGTTTCTCCTGTTACTCCTGTTTCATCTCCGGCGAAATTTGCTGTTGCTACTGATGATGCTACTTCGTTTCCAGGCGATGTTCTGGGCATGAGGTGTACTCTTCCGACGAAATCTAGTAAAGTTTTCAATGACTATCTGGATTGTTTGAAGGGAGAACAGCGTCCGCCATCCAGTCTTCGTTGGTATACACCGTCTTGCGACAGTTCAGGAATATGAAGATTGGGAGAGGAACATGGAGTTGGGTTTTGCTCGATGCCGCACATACAAAAGGAAGTTCAATAGTTCTTATGCCTTTTATCTTGCTATACGGCGGTGGACAGAGGTGAATTTgctgaaacttgggaggattacaAAACTTTTCTTCGTAGTAGTTTTGTGTTACCATACATGGAAGAGAGTGAGCAGTCATCCCGAGTTGTACATGCAATAGAGAAAGTGGACAAGTGGATAGTTCCTATTCCggagattgttccactaccaacagtcactacgatcgaggtgaaatcttcagacgagatgaaacctggctctgataccaagagcactactgtgactgttgaggaggatggaccattgagcgggctgaatatgcacctcaagaaggtacaagatgatgcttgcaagacagttgacaaggttcagcggtggagtttgtttcagactcagtgcattataaagggcaaagcttgcaagttgatggttgatggtggtagctgtactaatggcattagcaaggcgatggtggcagcattggggttatctacatggcgtcttcctgaacctaaacgtcttgagtggttgaatagctgtggtatgctgaagattactcatgaggtgcgtgtgccatttacagttgatgattatgttgatgagatcgattgcaatgtgttgccattggaggtgtgcggattgctacttgggcgtcct
Coding sequences within it:
- the LOC127340650 gene encoding uncharacterized protein: MSEKKGLSSTLRNLKFMQRAAVAQKLEEKADAAVEMEAEVVLPPAANGGGAGSSAQVARKCVVVMEGNPHPGAVKGRMSFQNFNPSIDKLNDEASGRPTQSASPSNSHEDVANTSRTDDVSAASRFRDFNIDSSESISLSELKRKEPELEMETPPSQKPRKTSVFGNRKSNKRGKLDYNLLRQGKSK
- the LOC127339030 gene encoding uncharacterized protein, encoding MKNNEADHDQSKKQDDFMDWEAYLLSQRSRTVYAQYLRCRPMWLLAAAAGYDDGNRVVMPQSALDRLGSVEVEYPLVFKIHNAANPHQASHVGVQEFVAEEGFVHVPTHTMARLGLHHHHHDHLVLLTCTSLPKATHLKLRPHTSGFLTVKHPKELLERNFARYSCVTVGDTVTVVADGDARYLLDVVEARPAHAVSTLETDCEVDFLPPLDYVEPARASAAWKSTKEFSVGPGEVATVDFEPPADMVGGRRFSGKVGQKTGDGDKGKEDGRFTGRKYSLRD